The Cryomorphaceae bacterium DNA window ATATAGACCTTTTCACCAATCCCACCAACAAATTTCCGAAACTTTTCAGAAGGAAATTAAATCCTAATTTTGAGCAGAACCCGAACAAAAACTACAGAACGATGAAAATTGGAGTATTACTTGCAGGATGTGGTGTTTACGACGGATCGGAAATTCACGAAGCGGTCTTTACACTGCTGGCCATTGACGAATTGGGGGCCGAGGCGGTGTGCATGGCTCCTGATACAGATCAGCACCACGTGGTGAACCACCTGAACGGCGATGAAATGAACGAGAAGCGCAACGTATTGATAGAATCTGCGAGGATCGCAAGAGGGGCTGTACAGTCTTTGAGCGATATAGATATCAGTCAATTGGACGGTCTGGTCATTCCCGGTGGATTTGGTGCTGCGAAAAACCTCAACCAATGGGCACTGAGCGGCCCGGATGGCGACATCAACCCCGAAGTACGGAAAATCATCCGCGCTTTTCGCGATGCATCCAAACCCATAGCAGGCCTGTGCATGGGCCCTACCGTTATTGCCAAGGCATTTGAAGGGAGCGATGTTCACGCCACCCTTACCGTGGGAAGCACAGCCGAAGCCTCGCCTTACGACATTGAAGGAATCAGCAAAGGCATGGAATCCATTGGTGCCAAATCAAGTATGCGCACCCTGCGCGAGGTGGAAATTGACAACCACAACCTCATCGTTACCGCGCCCTGCTACATGATGGAAGGCTCGATTAAGGAAATCCGCGCCAACATCAAAAAAGCCATCGAGGAACTGGTTCAACTTATTCAAAAAGCAAACTAACATACTATGTCAACACTGGTGATTGTCCGCCACGGACAAAGCGAATGGAACAAAGCCAACAAGTTTACCGGCTGGGTAGATGTAGATCTCGCAGAGCGCGGAATTCAGGAAGCCGAGCAAGCCGGCGAGCAACTCAAGGATTACCGCTTTGATGTGGCCTTCACTTCCGGACTGAAGCGCGCACAGCGAACCCTGAACATCATCCTCCAAAAATCAGAACAACCCGATGTACCTGTAACCGCCCATGAAGCCCTCAACGAGCGCATGTACGGCGATTTGCAAGGAATGGACAAAGACGAGGCCCGCGCGCAGTTTGGCGAGGAGCAGGTTCATGTCTGGCGCAGGAGTTTCGATATTGCCCCTCCCGGTGGAGAGAGCCTCAAAGACACGGCCGATCGCGTTATTCCGTATTTCGAAGAGAACATTGCACCCGCATTGCGCGAGGGTAAAACCGTAATAATTTCGGCACACGGCAACAGCCTGCGAGCCCTGATTATGCATCTGGAAGGTCTTTCGCAGGAGGAAATCCTGAAGGTAGAGGTGGCCACCGGAAAACCAAAGATTTACAAGCTGGACGATGACCTGAGAGTATTGAAAACAGATCATGCGGAGGCTTAAAATTGTAACATCGGCCATTGCGCTGCTTTTTTTCCTCACCGGATGCGAAGCCGACCGGCGGGTAAACTACAAGCAGCACCCTGAACTT harbors:
- the elbB gene encoding isoprenoid biosynthesis protein ElbB; amino-acid sequence: MKIGVLLAGCGVYDGSEIHEAVFTLLAIDELGAEAVCMAPDTDQHHVVNHLNGDEMNEKRNVLIESARIARGAVQSLSDIDISQLDGLVIPGGFGAAKNLNQWALSGPDGDINPEVRKIIRAFRDASKPIAGLCMGPTVIAKAFEGSDVHATLTVGSTAEASPYDIEGISKGMESIGAKSSMRTLREVEIDNHNLIVTAPCYMMEGSIKEIRANIKKAIEELVQLIQKAN
- a CDS encoding 2,3-diphosphoglycerate-dependent phosphoglycerate mutase, translated to MSTLVIVRHGQSEWNKANKFTGWVDVDLAERGIQEAEQAGEQLKDYRFDVAFTSGLKRAQRTLNIILQKSEQPDVPVTAHEALNERMYGDLQGMDKDEARAQFGEEQVHVWRRSFDIAPPGGESLKDTADRVIPYFEENIAPALREGKTVIISAHGNSLRALIMHLEGLSQEEILKVEVATGKPKIYKLDDDLRVLKTDHAEA